A section of the Armatimonadota bacterium genome encodes:
- a CDS encoding ribosomal-protein-alanine acetyltransferase has protein sequence MHHSRNGARRVYYFIEPMREEDIPAVQEIERQSQMAPWSALTYRREIRNRQSCRYVVARADTQLPDGAPPATDYPLLLRLLQRIGLVAPAATSTAPIVGYGGIWLNETSGHITTIAVAPAHRRRGVGELILNALIDGAYELNAQYLSLEVRVSNLTAQRLYLKYGFRPVGQRANYYVDNHEDALVMWTDPITTTSYKERLRELRRQLHERLRQQVDQVVVGSPSNGPTVG, from the coding sequence ATGCACCATTCACGCAATGGGGCAAGGCGTGTGTACTACTTCATCGAGCCAATGCGTGAAGAAGATATTCCTGCCGTGCAGGAGATCGAGCGGCAAAGCCAGATGGCGCCGTGGTCAGCCCTGACCTATCGCCGCGAGATTCGCAACCGTCAGTCGTGCCGGTATGTCGTAGCTCGCGCCGACACGCAGCTCCCCGATGGTGCCCCCCCTGCAACCGATTACCCTCTCCTGCTACGGCTGTTGCAACGCATTGGCCTGGTTGCCCCCGCAGCTACCAGTACTGCACCAATCGTTGGCTATGGCGGTATCTGGCTGAACGAAACCAGTGGGCACATTACAACGATTGCGGTCGCACCGGCCCATCGCCGGCGTGGAGTTGGAGAGCTGATCCTCAATGCGCTTATCGATGGTGCTTACGAACTGAATGCTCAGTACCTCTCGCTTGAGGTGCGGGTCAGTAACCTGACGGCCCAGCGCCTCTACCTCAAATACGGCTTTCGTCCGGTAGGTCAACGGGCAAACTACTATGTTGACAATCACGAAGACGCTCTGGTGATGTGGACAGACCCCATCACAACGACGAGTTATAAGGAGCGTCTCCGTGAGCTACGCCGGCAATTGCACGAACGGCTGCGTCAACAGGTCGATCAGGTGGTGGTTGGGAGTCCAAGTAACGGCCCAACTGTCGGGTAG